GGCTTTTATTCTGTTATTGGTTCGCATTCTTAAAAAAGCATTTCCGGTATTTACCGTTGGAAAGCCATTATCGATAACAGCAATGGAAACCCCTGTTCCTGTATAACCTGCAAGATGAAGAGGCCTGATGTTTACCTGATCGATTTGATTTGTTCCGGAGCCATAATCAAAGGTGGTGAGATTTTTATTTGTATTTGTCTGATCTTTCCATTTATTAACGGAAACTTTGTTGCCTCCGGTTGAGTTATTTCGTATAAAACTTTCTACAGAGAGTACAAAAGGTTGTGCCTGCAAAACTGTTATTTGAGCAGGTGTTGCATTCACAGCAGCTCCATTGAGCCATTTAGAATAATCCGTCACCGTGAATCCCAGGTTTTGAAGGTTTTGAATGTAAGATGGCTCTACGGGAGCGTCCTGGTCATTAAGCGATATTCCTAAGGCAATACGTCTGTTAAGTGATTTTTGCGAAAGCTCTGAAAGCGGATTGGCAAAGAATACAGCTTTGTTGGGCTTGTCCTTAAAATATACGAACACAAGCTGCGTTTGTGCAGATACATAAGCACAGCCTGTGAGGAAACAAAAGAGTAAAATTTTTTTCATAAAATTATTTTGTATAAAGATAAAAACAAAAACCAATAAAATTTTTGATAGGATTTTAAAATCCTTATTTTTACAGAAATATTTATTTATGAAAAAAATTCAGATGGTTGACTTGCAAAGTCAGTATTACAAAATAAAGAATGATGTAGACAATGCAGTTTTAAATGTAATGGATTCTGCGGCATTTATCAACGGTCCTGAAGTAAAGTCTTTCCAGAATGAATTGGAGTCTTATTTAGAAGTAAAGCACGTAATTCCGTGTGCTAATGGAACTGATGCATTACAGATTGCCCTTATGGCATTGGATCTGAAAGAAGGAGATGAGGTTATTACTGCTGATTTTACCTTTGCTGCAACAGTAGAAGTAATCCATTTGCTTAAATTAAAATCTGTTTTGGTAGATGTAGATTATGATACATTTACAATCTCAACAGATGATTTAAGAAAAGCAATTACTCCAAAAACAAAGGCGATTATTCCTGTACATTTGTTCGGACAATGTGCGAACATGGAAGAAATCCTTAAAATTGCTGAAGAGCACAATTTATATGTAATTGAAGACAATGCACAGGCAATAGGTGCAGAATATACATTTTCTGACGGAACGGTAAAGTATGCCGGAACAATGTCTACTGTGGGAACAACATCTTTCTTCCCATCAAAAAACCTGGGATGCTATGGTGATGGTGGTGCTATTTTTACCAATAATGACGAATTGGCTCACCGTTTAAGAGGAATCGTAAACCACGGAATGTACGAAAGATATTACCATGATGAAGTAGGAGTGAACTCCCGTTTGGATAGTATTCAGGCAGCGGTTTTAAGAAAAAAACTTCCTCACCTGGATTCTTACAATGAGGCAAGAAGAAGGGCAGCAGATTACTACGATGAAGCATTTGCCGGTCATCCAAATATACTTACTCCAAAAAGATCTGAGAGTTCTACCCACGTATTCCACCAGTATACCTTAAGAATCCTGAACGGAAAACGTAATGAACTTCAGAAATTCCTTACAGAAAAGGAAATTCCTGCAATGATTTACTATCCAGTGGCCCTAAGAAAGCAGAAAGCTTACTTCCAGGAAAGTAATGATGCAGATTTTGTGAATACAGACAAACTTCTGGATCAGGTAGTTTCTCTGCCAATGCATACAGAATTAGACGAAGAGCAGTTGAAGTATATTACAGACGCAGTGCTTGAGTTTATGAAATAATGAAAAGAAAGATATTTAAACATAGGCTGGTTTATTACTTAGCTGTAATTACCAGCCTATTGCTTTTTATAATATCTGCATTTTCAATTTTGAAATTATTTGATAATTTCAGCATATTTAAGACATTAGTTATCTGTATTTCACTTGTCATTAATGCATTTGCATTCATCAATTTGATTGAAAAATATGATAAAGCTGTTTTGTTTCTAAACCTTAGTTTATCTTTATCCATAATTGTTTTAGGGTATCCTTTACTCTTAGGATTTTTAAATGGGTATTATGTTTTAGAACATTTTGGTTTTAAACTTTTAGTTTCATTCATATTAATTTTGATTATTGTCAATGTATTTAAAGTAAAAGAGTATAAGGTAGTTAACGAAATAGAAAACATAGGAAAACACGAAGATTAAAAAATAAAAATGGCAATACTTGTTACAGGAGGACTTGGATACATCGGTTCTCACACAGTAGTGGAACTTCTTAATAACGGCTTTGAAGTGGTTATTGTAGATGATTTATCCAATTCAGAGAGGTTTATTTTAAAAAATATTGAGGAAATTGCAGGTAAAAAGCCGGTTTTTTATCCCTTTGATCTAAAGCGAAAAGAACTGCTTAATCAGGTTTTTGATGCACACCAAATTGATGGCTGTATTAATTTTGCTGCTTTCAAAGCAGTGGGAGAGAGCCAGATAAAGCCTGTAGATTACTATGAAAACAATATGTTTTCCCTTATCAATATTTTGCAGGAGTTTAAAGAAAGAGGGATTTCCAATTTTATTTTCAGTTCATCATGCACCGTTTATGGACAAGCTGATGTGATGCCAATTGACGAAAATACTCCTTTAAAAATGCCTGAAAGTGTCTATGGAAAGACCAAGCAAATGGGAGAAGAGATCCTTATTGATTTTGCAAAGGCATACAACCGAAAAATTTCGTTATTAAGATATTTTAATCCCATTGGAGCGCATCCATCTGCAAAACTTGGAGAATTGCCAATAGGAATTCCTAATAATTTGGTTCCTTACGTAATGCAGACTGCTGCAGGAATACGTGAAAAGTTGAGTATTTGGGGTGATGATTATCCCACAGTAGACGGAACCGCTGTTCGTGATTATATTTATGTTGTTGATCTGGCAAAAGCCCATGTTGCTGCTTTGAAAAAACTTATTAACGATCAGTCTGAGGAAGCGTTGATTGATACTTACAATCTGGGAACAGGAAAAGGCTCATCTGTTTTGGAAGTAGTCAAAGCTTTTGAAACAGCAAATAATGTAGAGGTGCCTTATCAGATCTGTGCAAGAAGAGAAGGGGATATTACCATTGCTTATGCTAATCCAGAAAAAGCTGAAAATGAACTTGGGTGGAAAGCTGAAACCTCACTTGAAGAGTCATTGAAAACAACCTGGGAATGGCAAAAGTATCTGAACTCTAGAAACTCATAAAAAATATTAATCATGGCTTGGAATCCTGAAGTATACGACCAGTTTAAAGAAGAGCGATCAGCTCCATTTTTTGATTTATTAAACCTTGTTGAATCAAGGACAGGAATCTCTGTTATAGATCTGGGATGTGGAACCGGAGAGCTCACTTCTAAGCTCTTAGATTATTTAGAAGATTCCAAGGTTTTAGGGATAGATTCTTCAGAAGAAATGCTTGAAAAGGCAGCCCAGTTCAAAACAAGCAGGCTGATCTTTGAAAAAAGAAGTATAGAAGAGCAGCTTCATTTGGGAGATACCTATGATTTGATTATTTCAAATGCAGCAATCCAATGGTGTAATAATCATAAAGAACTTTTTCCAAGAATAATCAGTAAAGTTAATAAAGGAGGCCAATTAGCAGTACAAATACCATCCAATCATGAATATGTTGTACATCAACTGTTAAGAAAAATAGCGGGTACAGAGCCTTATAAAACAGCTTATCATTCATGGGAAAGAGAGTCTCCTGTTTTGAAGATAGAATACTATGCTAAAATATTATTTGACAATAAAGGAAGAGAAATTACCGTTTATGAGAAAGTATTTCCTCATGTTCTTGAAAATGCCGAAGCAGTATTTACTTGGGCTTCAGGAACAGCAATGCTTCCTTATATAGAACGACTTCCTGATGATTTGAAAGAACAATTTAAAAAAGACTATAAACAAGAATTACAAAACATCTTCCCTGATTCACCTGTCTTTTATCCATTTAAAAGAACATTTATTTCAGCGAAGTTTTAACCAAATTTAATATGAAGACACAAAGAATAGGTATTACATTTTCCTCATTCGACCTACTGCATGCAGGACATATCAAGATGCTTGAAGAAGCTAAAACAGTGTGCGATTACTTAATTGTTGGGCTACAAATTGATCCTTCTCATGACCGTCCCAACAAAAACAAGCCAAGCCAGACTATCGTTGAACGATACATTCAGCTGAAAGCGGTAAATGCTGTGGATGAAATCATTCCTTACTATACAGAAGAAGATCTTTTGGATATTTTAAAATCTTTTGTAATTGATGTAAGAATTATTGGTGATGATTATATGGACAGAGATTTTACAGGTAAGCAATACTGTGAAGAAAAGGGAATTGAGATTTTTTATAATAAAAGAGATCATCGCTTTTCTACCAGTGACTTAAGAAAAAGAATCTATGAAGCTGAAAAAGAAAAAGCATCCCAGAAAGAACCCGTAAAATAAACGAATAAAAAAATCCCGAAATTAATTTTCGGGATTTTTTACTTTATTAGATTGGACCACCTTGTTGATCGTCGCCTGTTTCATTGGAGTTAATATCCTTTTTCTTCTTAGGTTGCTCTACTTTCTCACCTTGTTTAAATCTGTAGGTTAAGGCAATAGAGAACTGTCTTGGCTGCCATTGCATATAGCTGCTGCGTGTATAATCATTGCTGTAGTTAGTCACCTCCATACCTCTTGTATTAAAGATATCCTGTATGTTGAATGAAAGTGTTCCATCACCTTTCCAGATCGTTTTAGATGCTCCAAAGTTGATGGCATACATATCTTTTCTGTCTTGGCTGGCTGTTTTTTGTCCTCCTCTATAGAATCCTTGCAACTGTACACTTAATGTTTTATCAAGCTTAAAGGTTGTATTAAGACGTAGTCTTGTAGAAAAACCACTTCCTGTAAAATCTAATGAACGCACCTGAGTCAATCCGTCTACATCTATTGTTTTATAAGTTGCAATTCCGGAAGTTTTGTATCCGAATAAATCTACACTACCCATGATTTTGAACCATGCAAAAGGATCGTATGTAAAGTTTAAATCCAAACCATAACGGTCGTCATTACCCAGGTTTTCAGGTTTTGTGTAGAATACTTTCTGTCTTTCATCAGGTCTGTACACCAACATTTTTGTATCATCAGTTGCATGTCTGTAATATAAAGTAGGGTTGATGGTAAACTTCTTCTTAGTGATATTATAACCTACTTCATAAGAATCTACATAAGATGGATTCAGATCAATATTCCCCTCAAAAATATTCTGATTATTCGTGTAATTAGGGAAAGGAACCATGAAGAATGATCTAGGTCTGTCTATTCTACGAGAGTAGTTTACCAAGATCTGATTATTCTTAGAGATGTCATAACTTAAGAATACACTTGGAAACAAGTTGTTGTAATTCTTAGTTTTATTTAATGGTTCCTTATCAGGGTTTTGGCTAATATAATTGATCTTAACGTTTGAAATTTCGTCTCTTAATCCCAACTGATAACCAAAGTTTCCTATTTTACTTCTAAACTGAAGATAGAATGCATTAAACATTTCCTTATAATCCGTATTGTTATTATAGTTCGGAATAAGAGGATTATTAGAAGTGCTGCTTACAAAATTATCATAAGTATTATCATTGATATCCAATCTGTAACCTGCTTCAATTTTGGAATTTTCTCCTACCGGTAACTCATAATCAGCTTTTCCAATTACAGTTTTGCTTACAGAATGTCTTCTGGTAATATCTTGTACAGAGGGTATATTGTCAACACTTTCCAGAATGTCAGCATTATTATTACTTCTGTTTCTTTGTAAACTTAAGGATAAGGATAAATTTTGTCCGTTATCATCAAACTTATGATCTAAGCCTAAATCCCCTTGAAATGCCAGATTGTTAAAAACACTTTTAGAATCTCTTAGCGTGTAAGGGTTCAATAATTTCCACGGCTCTGACGTTGCTCCAGTGTATTTATAAAAGGAATCGTAGGTATTTACAAGCTCATTTCCATCTCCTTCAAATGTTCTTACCAATCCTGTTAAATTGACTGATGTTTTATCAGAAATGTCATACACAAAACCTGCGCTTACATTATAATTTTTATTATATGTTTTATTGACAGAGTTTTGATACTGGTGAACCGGGACATTAGGGACTTTTGCTATCTCTGCTGGTGTTGTTGGAATTGGATCTAGCGTTGGAAATTTAATATCATGGTAGGTTGTTTCAGAATTATTTTTCGTCTTGTTTTCTGTATATCCGCCGCCACCGTTCACAAACCATGTCCAGTTATTCTTTCTCCAGCTTAAATTGGCATTAAGGGCTGTTCTTGGAAAATATCCCAAAGTTCCAACTACACTACCATTAAAACCAATTTTCTTATTCTTTTTAAGAATGATATTCAAAATACCGGAAGTTCCGCTTGCTTCAAACTTTGAAGAAGGGTTGGTAATCACTTCAATTCTTTCGATCTGATCGGCAGGGATACTTTGCAGTGCATTGGCACCATCATCAATTCCCAAAAGAGAAGACGGCTTTCCATTAATCAAGAATTTTACATTCGTACTTCCTCTCATGGAAACTGTTCCGTCCGTATCTACCGAAACAGAAGGTACATTACTCAGAACATCCTGAAGGTTTCCTCCTTTGCTGACAATATCCTGTGATGGATCATAAGTTCTTTTGTCAAGTTCTACTTTGTAGGGCTTAGCTGCTGATGCAGTAATAACAACACCTTGTAATTCCTTCGTTTTTCCATCTAGAGTAGAAGTTGCCTCTGCTTCTATGGATAATGCTCCAATGTTGCCGGCTCCGGTAATATTTTTATTAACTACACTTTTTTTGTAATCAATAGCTTCTACGGTAATGTCATAAGCTCCGGGAGTAAGCTGTAATTGGTACTGTCCTTTTTCATCTGTAAGTACAGCATCACTTAATGCAGTGTTGGCTTTATTACTAAAAGTTACAGACGCATAGGGAACCGGTTGGTTCTTCTTGTTGACAATGATCCCTGAAACCCCTGCTTTTTCCTGTGCGAAAGCCATTGCTGCCGCCGAAAGTACTAAAGTAAGTCCTAGTGTTTTTCTTGTGAAAATATTGACAATTTCTGTCTTATTCTTCATAGGTTATTTTTTTGTATAAAATCGTGAAAGGATAACCCTTAATATTTTAAAAGTTTATATCGGTTTGATTTTTAAAATATTATGATTTATTTATTGTTTTTTAACTGTATAAATTTTAGATGCCTGCTTTGCCTATTTTATATTTTTTGAATTGAGCCAGTTTTGATAAGCTTTTGCATTTACAGCATGCTCTTCAGCACTTGCCGTAAACTTATGATAGCCGAATCTTGCAGGATCTGCACACATAAATATATAATTGTTGTTTTCTGCACTCAAAACAGCATCCACCGAATTCTTATCTACCACACAAATGGGTCCCGGAGGGATACCTGCATTGGCATATGTATTATAAGGAGATGGAGTAGACAAATGTTTATATAATACTCTTTTAATAGGTTCTTTAAAATTAGTCTGCTTATTAATTGCATAAATCACCGTAGGATCAGACTGAAGCTTCATGCCTTTTCTGTAACGGTTTAAATATAATCCTGCAATCGTTTTCATTTCATCTTTTTTTCCTCCGGATTCCTTATAAACAATGGAAGCAAGGGCATAAATTTGGTCCCTTGTTAACCCAGACTGCTGTTCTTTATTCTTTCTCTCACTTGTCCAGAAGTCATTGTACTGATCTTCAAATTTTGCGAAGAATTCTCTTGGGCTTACTGTCCAGAAGAAATTATAAGTATCAATGAAGAAATATTTTTTTAAATCTTCAACGCTTTTGTATCCTTTTTCCTGAGCAACTCCATCCAGATCATTCACAAAGTGTAAAGAATCCAGTTCTGTTTTTTTGGTAACCTTGCCAATCATTTGGTACATATCTCCAAAATCTCCGATTCTGAAAGAATTTGCAGATTGATTACCAGCCTTAATCATGTTTACCAGGTCCGTATTGCCTTTACCGCTTTCAATATGATAACGTCCGGCTTTAAAGCTTGTATTAAGACCTTTATCCTTGGCTACAGACTCAAAAGATTCGCGGTCTTTAATGTATGGAGCAATAGAGTCCAGGATCTGCTTAAATTCTGCCTTATGAGGGATCAAAATATAGCCGTCCTTTTTTACATTGTTTCCAAAGTATTTATTATAAAATCTCAAACCAAAAAATCCTGCGACTACAAAAACCAGCAGAATGATAATGAGAATAGCTTTTTTCATTCTTAAATAATGTTGATTAAAAGTTTTTTGATTTTAAAGAATATCTACTTTTCCTTTAAAAACTTGCTTTGCGGGTCCTTCCAGCCAAATGTTACAGAAAGAATCTCCACTTTTTTCAGCATATACCTTAAGATTTCCTCCCAGGGTTTTAACTTTTACAGAAGTTAGATTGTCTTTTTGAAGAAAAGTTAAAGCCGAAGCTGTAACTCCTGTGCCGCAGCTATAAGTTTCGTCCTCAACGCCTCGTTCATAGGTTCTTACAAAAATTTCATTATCGGAAATTTTTTCAATAAAGTTGACATTGATTCCTTTTTCCTTATAATTTTCTGAATTTCTGATACCGTGACCTTCTGTATAAACGTCATAGTCTTTCAGATTTTCTACATATTTTACATAATGAGGAGAGCCTGTATTAAGAACAGAATCGTTTCCGTCATGTGAAATGGTGTTTACATCAATCATTTTTAGTTTAATGATCCCGTTATGAATTTCAGCATCATGTTCACCGTCTATTGCGATGAACTTACATTTGTCTTCAAAAACGTCTAGAAAAAATGCGAAGGCGACAAGACATCTTCCTCCGTTTCCGCACATGGTACTTTCACCACCGTCAGAATTATAGTAAACCATTTTAAAATCATAATCAGGATCATTCTCCAAAAGGATAAGCCCATCAGAACCTATTCCGAAGCGTCTGTCACATAATTTTTCAATGATATTTTTGTCTTTTGGAAACTGTAGATCACGGTTGTCTACCATTACAAAATCATTCCCAGTTCCCTGATATTTATAAAATTCCATATATTTTTGTCTAAATTGAAGAGACAAAATTAATATATTTTAAATGAAAAACGAACAGTGTTAACTGTTCGTTTCCTTATTTATAATCGTTTTATCTAAAGCCTCCGCTGCTGCTGTTCTGTCTGGTTGAAGTGCCAGAACTGCTACTTTGGGTGCCAGAGCTGTTTCTAAATCCACCGCTATTTGAAGATTCTGATCGGCTGGAGCTATTGCTAGTGCTTTCAGCATTTCTAAATCCATTGTTTTGGCTTCTGAATCCACCACTGCTTTGGTTGTTTTGGGTTCCCTGAGAACTGCTACTGCTCTGATTTCTGAATCCGCTACTGCTTTGGTTTCCTTGGTTACCACTACTTTGGTTTCTGAATCCGCTATTGTTATTACTTCCGCTGTTGGAGTTTCTATTGGAGCTGCCATTATTATAGTAGCCACCATTGTTATATGAACCTCCATTATTTCGGAATCCGTTGTTTGGTCTTTGTGAAGTTACCGTAGTTCTTCTTTCTACGTATACTTTTCTTCTGGAGTTATTGTAATTATCATAATAGTAAGGAATACCATTATCATAATAATAATTAATGTTATTTCTATAATAATAGCCGTCATTACCATAGTATCCTCCATTTCCATAATACCCAGAAGGAGCATAGTAATATCCATTATTGTAGTATGGGTCTCCATAACCACCATTGCTGCCATATCCGTCTGTATATGCTAAACAAGATGTTAAACTGGTAATAGCAAAAATACTGACTGCTATTTTAAATAAATTTTTCATGACTTTATTGTACTTTTTTTTCTTTAAAACTTTTTTTCCAACTAAGGTATCCTAAGATAGCCATTATAGTAAATACCAAATATTGAACCGAAGTGATACCAAGACCCTTAAAAATCATCATTGGCATGCAAATAAAATCTCCAATAATCCAGAAAATCCAGTTCTCAATGCGCTGTTTGGCCATAAACCACATTCCTACTAAAAATATTGAAGTGGTAAAAATATCCATCCAATTAGCCCAATCCAAATGATATAATCCAAGACTTGTACTTTCCATGGAAAACTTATTATCAATATAAGGCTTATAATAATAGATAGCGGTAACCAGTACAAGACTAAGGATAAAAAGTATGACGGCATAGAGCCATTCTTTTTTCGTAGCCCAGGTAACTTCCACATGAACATGATCTTCAGAATTTTTTGCCCATAAAATCCAACCATACACACTCATCACAGAATAATACACATTGATAAGGCAGTCTCCCAATAAGCCAAAGTTGAAAAGAATATATACATAGATCAGTGTAGAGATGATGCCGGTGGGGTAAACCCATATATTTTTTTTAATGGAAAAATATACGCTCAGAGTTCCGAAAATAGCACCCGATGCTTCAAGCATGATTTGTAGAAAATCATAGCTTTCATAAGGCTTTACAAAAAGATCATATAAATTCATGCGATCAAAAATAAGCAAAAAAATGGACTTTTTAAAATGAATTAAATAATGTGTTGCTTAGGTTTTGGAGGCTTTAATGTAAAATAAATGATGAAAGTTTAACGATAAACGTGGGAGTTCCTAAATTTTTTATATTTTCGTAAATCCTTAATAAATAAAAAAACATGTCGAAAATTTGGGTTAAGAAACCACTAAGTGCCTATGAGGCAGATATGAAGAAAAGTGAGCTGAAAAAAGTCCTTGGAAAATGGAGTTTAACAGCAATTGGAGTAGGTGCTATCATTGGAGGTGGAATCTTTGTTCTTACGGGAACGGGAGCCTATTACCACGCAGGACCAGCGCTTGCAATCTCCTTTATTATAGCAGGTATTGCCTGTGTTTTTGCAGCATTGTGCTATGCAGAGTTTGCCTCCATCATTCCTGTTGAAGGTTCAGCTTATGCCTATGCTTATGGAACAGTAGGAGAAATTTTTGCATGGGCCATGGGGTGGTGTCTCATCCTGGAGTATGCTATGGCCAGTATGGCTGTTTCTGTGAGTTGGTCCGGATATTTTACCAAATTTTTGAAGATCTTTGGCGTTCATCTACCAGGATATCTTACCTCGGATCCGTCAAGTTATACAGGTGATGGATTTTCTATGAACTTACCTGCTTTCATCCTTGTTTTATTGATTACTGCATTGTTGGTAAAAGGGACAAAGGAAGCAGCAGGAGCAAATAACTTAATCGTTTTGATGAAGACTTCCGCGGTTATTTTTGTAATTATTGCCGGAGTTTATATTATTTTTTCCAATACTGATCTTTATAACGCTGTTGATGGTGTTAAAAACTGGAAGCCTTTTATTCCTGATCAGGTAAACATTAGAAATTCTGAAGGAGATATGGTTTCTGCCTATGGCATTAAAGGGATTATTTCCGGAGCCGCCGCTATCTTCTTTGCTTATATTGGTTTCGATGCTGTTTCTACACAAGCAGGTGAAGCTATTAATCCTAAGAAAGATGTTCCTTTTGCTATTATTGTTTCATTGTTAGTTTGTACAGCATTATACATCTGTGTATCTCTTGTATTGACAGGAATGATGCACTATACAGACTTTAATCCGGAAGGGAAATATCCTGATGCAATTAAAGCTCCTGTGGCTTATGCTTTTGAAATAGCAGGAAAGCACTGGGCAAGTAATGTAGTAACAATTGCTGCCACCGTAGGATTGATTTCTGTAGTAATGGTAATGATGATGGGACAGTCCAGAATCTTTATCGGAATGGCAAAAGATGGTTTGATTCCTAGGTTCTTCGGAGAACTTCACCCAAAAACAAGAACTCCTTACAAAGGAATTATCCTTTTAGGTGTGGTAGTAGCATTTATTGCTGCATTTACACCAATTTCTACATTGGCAGATATGACAAGTTTCGGAACTCTGTTTGCATTTACACTGGTTTGTATTGCAGTTTGGGTAATGAGAAAGAAAGAACCTAATTTGATCAGACCTTTCAAAGTTCCTGCTTACAAAATTGTTGTAGCATTAGGTGTATTTATTAATGTGTATTTAATATTTAACCTAAGTGCTCACGCATTGGAACTTTCTGCTGTATGGCTTTTCCTAGGAGGTCTAGTATATTTCCTTTATGGAAAATCAAACAGTAAACTTAACAATCCTGAAAAATACAAGGAAATAGATTAATATTAATATAAACCGCTTCGGCGGTTTTTTTGTTGAATATATAGTATGAAAAATATTTTGTCCATTGTATTCCTATCCGTAGGAATGACTGCATTTTCTCAACAGGTAGAAAATATAGAAACAATTCTTAATGATAAAATAAGCATCAGGGCACTTGAGGTTGATGACAGCAAGATTTGGTATAGCGGTACAGATTCCAAGTTTGGATTTGTAGATCTTAAGGATTATAAAAATCAAAAACAGATCAGGCTTTCTGAAGAAAAACTTCAGTTCAGAACGCTGGCACAGGATAAAAATTCCTTTTATGCCATCAATATTGAAAGTCCGGGACGTTTCTTTAAGATTGATAAAAAAGATTT
This genomic interval from Chryseobacterium joostei contains the following:
- the galE gene encoding UDP-glucose 4-epimerase GalE; translation: MAILVTGGLGYIGSHTVVELLNNGFEVVIVDDLSNSERFILKNIEEIAGKKPVFYPFDLKRKELLNQVFDAHQIDGCINFAAFKAVGESQIKPVDYYENNMFSLINILQEFKERGISNFIFSSSCTVYGQADVMPIDENTPLKMPESVYGKTKQMGEEILIDFAKAYNRKISLLRYFNPIGAHPSAKLGELPIGIPNNLVPYVMQTAAGIREKLSIWGDDYPTVDGTAVRDYIYVVDLAKAHVAALKKLINDQSEEALIDTYNLGTGKGSSVLEVVKAFETANNVEVPYQICARREGDITIAYANPEKAENELGWKAETSLEESLKTTWEWQKYLNSRNS
- a CDS encoding TonB-dependent receptor — encoded protein: MKNKTEIVNIFTRKTLGLTLVLSAAAMAFAQEKAGVSGIIVNKKNQPVPYASVTFSNKANTALSDAVLTDEKGQYQLQLTPGAYDITVEAIDYKKSVVNKNITGAGNIGALSIEAEATSTLDGKTKELQGVVITASAAKPYKVELDKRTYDPSQDIVSKGGNLQDVLSNVPSVSVDTDGTVSMRGSTNVKFLINGKPSSLLGIDDGANALQSIPADQIERIEVITNPSSKFEASGTSGILNIILKKNKKIGFNGSVVGTLGYFPRTALNANLSWRKNNWTWFVNGGGGYTENKTKNNSETTYHDIKFPTLDPIPTTPAEIAKVPNVPVHQYQNSVNKTYNKNYNVSAGFVYDISDKTSVNLTGLVRTFEGDGNELVNTYDSFYKYTGATSEPWKLLNPYTLRDSKSVFNNLAFQGDLGLDHKFDDNGQNLSLSLSLQRNRSNNNADILESVDNIPSVQDITRRHSVSKTVIGKADYELPVGENSKIEAGYRLDINDNTYDNFVSSTSNNPLIPNYNNNTDYKEMFNAFYLQFRSKIGNFGYQLGLRDEISNVKINYISQNPDKEPLNKTKNYNNLFPSVFLSYDISKNNQILVNYSRRIDRPRSFFMVPFPNYTNNQNIFEGNIDLNPSYVDSYEVGYNITKKKFTINPTLYYRHATDDTKMLVYRPDERQKVFYTKPENLGNDDRYGLDLNFTYDPFAWFKIMGSVDLFGYKTSGIATYKTIDVDGLTQVRSLDFTGSGFSTRLRLNTTFKLDKTLSVQLQGFYRGGQKTASQDRKDMYAINFGASKTIWKGDGTLSFNIQDIFNTRGMEVTNYSNDYTRSSYMQWQPRQFSIALTYRFKQGEKVEQPKKKKDINSNETGDDQQGGPI
- a CDS encoding adenylyltransferase/cytidyltransferase family protein codes for the protein MKTQRIGITFSSFDLLHAGHIKMLEEAKTVCDYLIVGLQIDPSHDRPNKNKPSQTIVERYIQLKAVNAVDEIIPYYTEEDLLDILKSFVIDVRIIGDDYMDRDFTGKQYCEEKGIEIFYNKRDHRFSTSDLRKRIYEAEKEKASQKEPVK
- a CDS encoding methyltransferase domain-containing protein, encoding MAWNPEVYDQFKEERSAPFFDLLNLVESRTGISVIDLGCGTGELTSKLLDYLEDSKVLGIDSSEEMLEKAAQFKTSRLIFEKRSIEEQLHLGDTYDLIISNAAIQWCNNHKELFPRIISKVNKGGQLAVQIPSNHEYVVHQLLRKIAGTEPYKTAYHSWERESPVLKIEYYAKILFDNKGREITVYEKVFPHVLENAEAVFTWASGTAMLPYIERLPDDLKEQFKKDYKQELQNIFPDSPVFYPFKRTFISAKF
- a CDS encoding DegT/DnrJ/EryC1/StrS family aminotransferase, with amino-acid sequence MKKIQMVDLQSQYYKIKNDVDNAVLNVMDSAAFINGPEVKSFQNELESYLEVKHVIPCANGTDALQIALMALDLKEGDEVITADFTFAATVEVIHLLKLKSVLVDVDYDTFTISTDDLRKAITPKTKAIIPVHLFGQCANMEEILKIAEEHNLYVIEDNAQAIGAEYTFSDGTVKYAGTMSTVGTTSFFPSKNLGCYGDGGAIFTNNDELAHRLRGIVNHGMYERYYHDEVGVNSRLDSIQAAVLRKKLPHLDSYNEARRRAADYYDEAFAGHPNILTPKRSESSTHVFHQYTLRILNGKRNELQKFLTEKEIPAMIYYPVALRKQKAYFQESNDADFVNTDKLLDQVVSLPMHTELDEEQLKYITDAVLEFMK
- the pnuC gene encoding nicotinamide riboside transporter PnuC, translated to MNLYDLFVKPYESYDFLQIMLEASGAIFGTLSVYFSIKKNIWVYPTGIISTLIYVYILFNFGLLGDCLINVYYSVMSVYGWILWAKNSEDHVHVEVTWATKKEWLYAVILFILSLVLVTAIYYYKPYIDNKFSMESTSLGLYHLDWANWMDIFTTSIFLVGMWFMAKQRIENWIFWIIGDFICMPMMIFKGLGITSVQYLVFTIMAILGYLSWKKSFKEKKVQ
- the mltG gene encoding endolytic transglycosylase MltG, with the protein product MKKAILIIILLVFVVAGFFGLRFYNKYFGNNVKKDGYILIPHKAEFKQILDSIAPYIKDRESFESVAKDKGLNTSFKAGRYHIESGKGNTDLVNMIKAGNQSANSFRIGDFGDMYQMIGKVTKKTELDSLHFVNDLDGVAQEKGYKSVEDLKKYFFIDTYNFFWTVSPREFFAKFEDQYNDFWTSERKNKEQQSGLTRDQIYALASIVYKESGGKKDEMKTIAGLYLNRYRKGMKLQSDPTVIYAINKQTNFKEPIKRVLYKHLSTPSPYNTYANAGIPPGPICVVDKNSVDAVLSAENNNYIFMCADPARFGYHKFTASAEEHAVNAKAYQNWLNSKNIK
- the dapF gene encoding diaminopimelate epimerase, encoding MEFYKYQGTGNDFVMVDNRDLQFPKDKNIIEKLCDRRFGIGSDGLILLENDPDYDFKMVYYNSDGGESTMCGNGGRCLVAFAFFLDVFEDKCKFIAIDGEHDAEIHNGIIKLKMIDVNTISHDGNDSVLNTGSPHYVKYVENLKDYDVYTEGHGIRNSENYKEKGINVNFIEKISDNEIFVRTYERGVEDETYSCGTGVTASALTFLQKDNLTSVKVKTLGGNLKVYAEKSGDSFCNIWLEGPAKQVFKGKVDIL